A portion of the Hyalangium minutum genome contains these proteins:
- the menC gene encoding o-succinylbenzoate synthase, with translation MPSRLELVRPLKTARATYWERRGFLVQLVDEEGRVGQGEAMPLPEFGTEPLDTCELVIQSHLKALRDQVFSDSLDAIEEAFMIPRGDPTQWKGIHLRVEEDLPEAPAADHAVELALLDLLAQRLGVPLSRLLSRSARSEVEVNALLTSDGPQELAEEARRAVAEGYRTLKIKVAGRPIDADEARVRAVREAVGSEVNLRLDANGGWSEKEALQALERLSWYGLELCEQPVAPDDHQALWRVQRRVQFPLAADEAIANPASIPVLLGTAGGMPAARIFVLKPMVLGGLLPALMFARQAARQGLGAYVTSSLDGVVSRAGAAHLAAALPWGKLASGLGVGSLFKTDENDPAERAFRPVGGRIVLPDAPGLGLPK, from the coding sequence ATGCCTTCCCGGCTCGAGCTCGTCCGTCCGTTGAAGACGGCGCGCGCGACCTACTGGGAGCGGCGGGGCTTCCTGGTTCAGCTCGTCGACGAAGAAGGGCGGGTCGGCCAGGGCGAGGCGATGCCGTTGCCGGAGTTCGGAACCGAGCCGCTCGACACCTGTGAGCTCGTGATTCAGAGCCACCTGAAGGCGCTGCGGGACCAGGTGTTCAGCGACAGCCTGGATGCCATCGAAGAGGCCTTCATGATTCCTCGCGGGGATCCCACTCAGTGGAAGGGGATTCACCTGCGTGTCGAGGAGGATCTGCCTGAGGCCCCTGCCGCGGACCATGCGGTGGAGCTGGCGCTGCTGGATCTGCTCGCGCAGAGGCTGGGAGTCCCGCTGAGCCGGCTGCTGAGCCGGAGCGCGCGCTCGGAGGTCGAGGTCAATGCGCTGCTGACCTCGGACGGGCCGCAGGAGCTGGCCGAGGAGGCGCGCCGGGCGGTGGCCGAGGGGTATCGGACGCTCAAGATCAAGGTCGCGGGGCGACCGATCGACGCGGACGAGGCACGAGTCCGGGCGGTCCGTGAGGCCGTGGGCTCGGAAGTGAACCTCCGGCTGGATGCGAACGGGGGTTGGTCGGAGAAGGAGGCGCTCCAGGCCTTGGAGCGGCTGTCATGGTACGGGCTCGAGCTGTGCGAGCAGCCCGTGGCGCCGGACGATCACCAGGCCTTGTGGCGGGTGCAGCGGCGCGTGCAGTTCCCCCTGGCGGCGGACGAGGCCATCGCGAACCCAGCCTCCATCCCGGTGCTACTGGGAACAGCGGGAGGAATGCCCGCTGCGAGGATCTTCGTGCTCAAGCCCATGGTGCTCGGCGGGCTGCTGCCCGCGCTGATGTTCGCCCGTCAGGCCGCGCGCCAGGGGCTGGGGGCGTACGTAACGAGCTCTCTTGATGGCGTGGTGTCTCGGGCGGGAGCGGCACATCTGGCGGCGGCGCTGCCCTGGGGGAAGCTCGCCTCGGGGCTGGGCGTGGGGAGCCTCTTCAAGACCGACGAGAACGATCCGGCGGAGCGCGCCTTCCGGCCGGTGGGAGGCCGCATCGTGCTGCCGGATGCACCAGGGCTGGGACTTCCGAAATGA
- a CDS encoding 1,4-dihydroxy-2-naphthoate polyprenyltransferase, which yields MKPAVSAPSLGSPAPVAGAQGQPRPTLKTWIMAIRPKTLTAALVPVAVGTGLAFGAGVGRWLPALAALLGALLIQIGTNLTNDYYDFKKGADTEERLGPVRVTQSGLISPRTVLASAIGCFGLAILTGIYLVWIGGWPIVAIGLTSVLCGYAYTGGPLPLAYHGLGDIFVFVFFGLVAVTGTYYVQALTVSPAAWWAAVPVGALGTALLVVNNLRDAHTDVKANKRTLVVRLGTGAGKAEYLVLLAASFATPFILFGLGLASAWVFLALLSVPLAVGPLKLVLKAQGAALNAALGGTARLQLVFGLLFAVGLFLS from the coding sequence ATGAAGCCTGCAGTGTCCGCTCCCTCGCTCGGTTCGCCCGCTCCGGTTGCCGGAGCGCAGGGCCAACCTCGGCCCACGCTGAAGACGTGGATCATGGCCATCCGGCCCAAGACGCTCACGGCCGCGCTCGTGCCGGTGGCGGTGGGAACGGGGCTCGCGTTTGGGGCGGGCGTGGGGCGCTGGCTGCCGGCGCTCGCGGCGCTCCTGGGGGCGCTGCTCATCCAGATCGGCACCAACCTCACCAACGACTACTACGACTTCAAGAAGGGCGCGGACACCGAGGAGCGGCTCGGACCGGTGCGCGTGACGCAGAGCGGGCTGATCTCTCCGCGCACGGTGCTGGCGAGCGCGATCGGGTGCTTCGGGCTGGCCATCCTCACGGGCATCTACCTGGTGTGGATTGGCGGGTGGCCCATCGTGGCCATTGGCCTGACGTCGGTGCTGTGCGGCTACGCCTACACGGGTGGACCGCTCCCGCTGGCGTACCACGGGCTGGGGGACATCTTCGTCTTCGTGTTCTTCGGTCTGGTGGCGGTGACGGGCACCTACTACGTGCAGGCGCTCACGGTGAGCCCCGCGGCGTGGTGGGCCGCCGTTCCCGTGGGGGCGCTGGGCACGGCGCTCCTCGTCGTCAACAACCTGCGCGACGCGCATACGGATGTGAAGGCGAACAAGCGCACGCTGGTGGTCCGGCTGGGCACGGGGGCGGGGAAGGCGGAGTACCTCGTGCTGCTCGCGGCCTCGTTCGCCACCCCGTTCATCCTGTTCGGCCTGGGGCTCGCGAGCGCGTGGGTGTTCCTCGCACTCCTGAGCGTTCCACTGGCGGTGGGGCCGCTGAAGCTCGTGTTGAAGGCTCAAGGTGCGGCACTGAACGCAGCGCTGGGCGGCACGGCGCGTCTGCAGCTGGTCTTCGGGCTACTCTTCGCGGTGGGGTTGTTCCTGAGCTGA
- the menH gene encoding 2-succinyl-6-hydroxy-2,4-cyclohexadiene-1-carboxylate synthase — protein MGMTLAYSTWGEGHRPLLLLHGFTGNRTAFDHLRPWLSSAVKAVAVDLPGHGETPLPNKKGRDGFLETIDALVELVEKLGVSSVDVLGYSMGARLALGAALHRPDRFGRLIMESGSPGLRRRMERAERRETDGRLVSLLRTQGVDAFLERWESQPMFESLKQLPPDQSEALRARRKSCTAEGLVGALECLGLGFQPSYWQELHRQRLPTLLLTGALDEKFTEIARKMATELPVVWSHAFTNCGHAPHLEVPEAYAREVLSFLHTPWYEAPQFEKPPVITP, from the coding sequence ATGGGCATGACCCTGGCGTACAGCACCTGGGGAGAGGGGCATCGGCCCCTGCTGCTCCTGCATGGCTTCACCGGAAACCGCACCGCTTTCGATCACCTGCGCCCGTGGCTGAGCAGCGCGGTGAAGGCGGTGGCGGTGGATCTCCCCGGACACGGAGAGACGCCGCTGCCCAACAAGAAGGGCCGCGACGGCTTCCTCGAGACCATCGATGCGCTCGTGGAGCTGGTGGAGAAGCTCGGCGTGTCCTCGGTGGACGTGCTGGGCTACTCCATGGGAGCGCGCCTGGCGCTCGGGGCGGCGCTGCACCGGCCGGACCGCTTCGGGCGGCTGATCATGGAGAGTGGCTCTCCGGGGCTGCGCCGGCGCATGGAGCGCGCGGAGCGGCGGGAGACGGACGGCCGGCTCGTGTCCTTGCTGCGGACCCAGGGCGTGGACGCCTTCCTGGAGCGCTGGGAGTCCCAGCCGATGTTCGAGAGCCTGAAGCAGCTCCCGCCGGACCAGAGCGAGGCGTTGCGGGCTCGCCGCAAGTCCTGCACGGCGGAGGGGCTGGTGGGCGCGCTGGAGTGCCTGGGGCTCGGGTTCCAGCCGAGCTACTGGCAGGAACTGCACCGCCAGCGCCTGCCCACGCTGCTGCTGACCGGGGCGCTGGATGAGAAGTTCACGGAGATCGCGCGCAAGATGGCGACCGAGCTGCCCGTGGTCTGGAGCCACGCCTTCACCAACTGCGGGCACGCGCCGCACCTGGAGGTGCCCGAGGCCTACGCGCGCGAAGTCCTCTCGTTCCTGCACACCCCGTGGTACGAGGCGCCGCAGTTCGAGAAGCCTCCTGTGATCACCCCATGA
- the menD gene encoding 2-succinyl-5-enolpyruvyl-6-hydroxy-3-cyclohexene-1-carboxylic-acid synthase, which translates to MSDANLNQLWARALMEELVRGGVRHAVVAPGSRSSPLALACHRVEGLKTWSVIDERSAGFFALGVGKHSRAPAVLVATSGTAGAHFYPAVIEAAMSHVPLLVLTADRPLELQGWGAPQTIPQARLFGEFARLFADLGLPEASDIALTHLRATASRAVGAALRAPRGAVHLNVPFREPLAPTVEEFGAERLSALAREGRPGALLTAITPPARQPAPHAIDEVRRRIASTEKGIIVCGPRDEEDGFAEAITALSHATGYPVIAEAASQARFGGGAGMLSLYDAILRHAPFAQAHKPELVLRFGGGLTPKVPQQWLEAAGAELVVFSDEGALFDPAHRAANVIEGSATAACEALSRGLSRGLGRWAQSFLQAERLARNALEAAFAEQSELTEPRIAREVVAALPSGANLFVSSSMPIRDVDAFAPGSALPLRVLSNRGANGIDGITSSALGVAAASGRPTVLLTGDLAFLHDVGGLLTAHRHELSLTVVVVNNDGGGIFSFLPIAKATEHFEPLFGTPHGVDLSHAAALYGAEFHRPDSPPALRTSVKVGLEGGLHLVEVQTNRAQNVEHHRQLFARMGAALGEGPWA; encoded by the coding sequence ATGTCCGACGCGAATCTTAACCAGCTCTGGGCGCGGGCCCTGATGGAGGAGCTGGTGCGCGGCGGCGTCCGTCACGCCGTGGTAGCCCCGGGCTCACGCTCCTCGCCGCTGGCGCTGGCATGCCATCGGGTGGAAGGGCTGAAGACCTGGTCCGTCATCGACGAGCGGAGCGCTGGCTTCTTCGCGCTCGGCGTGGGCAAGCACTCGCGCGCGCCGGCGGTGCTGGTGGCCACCAGTGGCACTGCGGGAGCGCACTTCTATCCCGCGGTGATCGAAGCGGCCATGTCCCACGTGCCGCTCCTGGTGCTCACCGCGGATCGACCGCTGGAGCTGCAGGGGTGGGGTGCGCCGCAGACCATTCCCCAGGCGCGGCTGTTCGGCGAGTTCGCTCGCCTCTTCGCGGACCTGGGCCTGCCCGAGGCCAGTGACATCGCCCTGACGCACCTGCGTGCTACGGCCTCCCGGGCGGTGGGCGCGGCGCTGCGGGCACCTCGAGGGGCTGTGCACCTCAATGTGCCGTTCCGCGAGCCCCTGGCGCCCACGGTGGAGGAGTTCGGAGCGGAGCGTCTCTCCGCGCTCGCTCGCGAGGGCCGTCCCGGGGCGCTGCTGACGGCCATTACCCCGCCCGCGCGGCAGCCGGCCCCTCACGCCATCGATGAGGTGCGCCGCCGGATCGCCAGCACCGAGAAGGGCATCATCGTCTGTGGACCCCGGGACGAGGAGGACGGCTTCGCGGAGGCCATCACCGCGCTCTCGCACGCCACGGGCTACCCCGTCATCGCCGAGGCCGCCTCGCAGGCCCGCTTCGGCGGCGGCGCTGGGATGCTCTCCTTATATGATGCGATCCTCCGTCACGCGCCCTTTGCCCAGGCCCACAAGCCGGAGCTGGTGCTGCGCTTCGGCGGAGGCCTGACGCCCAAGGTCCCGCAGCAGTGGCTGGAGGCGGCGGGCGCGGAGCTCGTCGTGTTCAGCGACGAGGGCGCGCTGTTCGATCCGGCCCACCGGGCGGCGAACGTCATCGAGGGCTCGGCCACGGCCGCATGTGAGGCGCTCTCCCGAGGGCTCTCCCGGGGGCTGGGGCGCTGGGCCCAGAGCTTCCTCCAAGCCGAGCGCCTGGCCCGGAACGCGCTCGAGGCCGCGTTCGCCGAGCAGTCCGAGCTCACCGAGCCGCGCATCGCCCGCGAGGTGGTGGCCGCGCTGCCGTCGGGTGCGAACCTGTTCGTCTCCAGCAGCATGCCCATCCGGGATGTGGACGCCTTCGCGCCCGGGAGCGCGCTGCCGCTCCGGGTGCTCTCCAACCGCGGGGCCAACGGCATCGATGGAATCACCTCCAGCGCGCTCGGGGTGGCGGCGGCCTCGGGGCGGCCCACGGTGCTGCTCACGGGCGATCTCGCCTTCCTGCATGACGTGGGCGGGCTGCTGACCGCGCACCGGCACGAGCTGTCGCTCACCGTGGTGGTGGTGAACAACGATGGAGGTGGCATCTTCTCCTTCCTCCCGATCGCCAAGGCCACGGAGCACTTCGAGCCGCTCTTCGGTACCCCGCACGGGGTGGACCTGTCGCATGCGGCGGCGCTCTATGGCGCGGAGTTTCACCGCCCGGACTCGCCTCCGGCCCTGCGGACCTCGGTGAAGGTGGGACTGGAGGGTGGGTTGCATCTGGTTGAGGTCCAAACGAACCGGGCCCAGAATGTAGAGCATCACCGGCAGCTCTTCGCGCGGATGGGGGCCGCGCTGGGAGAAGGACCATGGGCATGA
- a CDS encoding isochorismate synthase: MTTHNPAKGQRWVAGMMTLASADPLAGAGLLGVPTLYWEQPLEQEAIAGWGEAAVMEARSPTEASEVLGSLSSHLELRWLGEAPARLPGPWFGGMRFASTAPADADWKALGFARWTLPELLVWRVAQGMAVAAFAPEAEGGEDLVRSRLERVRASFPADYRHPRGAPVALELSSSREGFEARVERALEAIAAGRLQKVVMARSVEAEGSRPFDVVDVLARLREQNPRCVTFLFRAPGDVAFLGATPETLCRVDGRVLETEALAGSAAPGQADGLGASDKDRREHDSVVRYILAALRPLADHVTADQEPRLLTLKNVVHLRTGIRAELREGVTASQVVAALHPTPAVGGVPRDHSLGFLHEHEALDRGWYAGPVGWIGPSGAHMAVALRSALVRGAHARLFVGAGIVQGSSSATEWRETEMKSLAMLRALGGGDVRRES, from the coding sequence ATGACCACGCACAATCCCGCTAAGGGGCAACGCTGGGTGGCCGGGATGATGACCCTGGCCTCCGCGGATCCGCTTGCGGGAGCGGGCCTGCTGGGCGTGCCGACCCTGTACTGGGAGCAGCCGCTGGAACAGGAGGCCATCGCGGGCTGGGGTGAGGCGGCGGTGATGGAGGCTCGGAGCCCCACGGAGGCGTCCGAGGTGCTGGGCTCGCTCTCCTCGCACCTCGAGCTCAGGTGGTTGGGCGAAGCCCCCGCGCGGCTGCCCGGGCCCTGGTTCGGCGGCATGCGCTTCGCCTCGACGGCACCGGCGGATGCGGACTGGAAGGCGCTCGGCTTCGCGCGCTGGACGCTGCCGGAGCTGCTCGTGTGGCGCGTCGCCCAGGGCATGGCGGTGGCGGCCTTCGCTCCGGAGGCGGAGGGAGGCGAGGATCTGGTGCGCTCTCGGCTGGAGCGGGTGCGGGCGAGCTTCCCCGCGGACTACCGGCACCCACGCGGCGCACCCGTGGCGCTCGAGCTCTCCTCCTCACGCGAGGGCTTCGAGGCGCGGGTGGAGCGCGCGCTGGAGGCCATTGCGGCCGGGCGGCTCCAGAAGGTGGTGATGGCCCGGTCCGTGGAGGCCGAGGGCTCTCGCCCGTTTGATGTGGTCGACGTGCTGGCCCGCCTGCGCGAGCAGAACCCGCGCTGTGTCACGTTCCTGTTCCGGGCTCCGGGCGATGTGGCCTTCCTGGGCGCCACCCCGGAGACGCTGTGCCGCGTCGATGGGCGCGTGCTGGAGACGGAGGCGCTGGCAGGCTCGGCGGCGCCTGGACAGGCCGACGGATTGGGCGCGAGCGACAAGGACCGCCGCGAACATGACTCGGTGGTGCGCTACATCCTCGCGGCGCTGCGGCCCCTGGCCGACCACGTCACCGCGGATCAGGAGCCCCGGCTGTTGACGCTGAAGAACGTGGTGCACCTGCGCACCGGCATCCGTGCCGAGCTGCGCGAGGGTGTGACGGCGTCGCAGGTGGTCGCCGCGCTGCACCCGACGCCTGCGGTGGGCGGTGTGCCCAGGGATCACTCCCTGGGCTTCCTGCACGAGCACGAGGCGCTGGATCGGGGCTGGTACGCGGGGCCGGTGGGATGGATTGGTCCGTCGGGGGCGCACATGGCGGTGGCGCTGCGCTCGGCGCTGGTGCGGGGCGCTCATGCCCGGCTCTTCGTGGGCGCGGGGATCGTCCAGGGCTCCAGCTCGGCAACCGAGTGGCGCGAGACGGAGATGAAGAGCCTGGCGATGCTCCGGGCTCTCGGAGGCGGGGATGTCCGACGCGAATCTTAA
- the ubiE gene encoding bifunctional demethylmenaquinone methyltransferase/2-methoxy-6-polyprenyl-1,4-benzoquinol methylase UbiE, whose protein sequence is MSTEVRQMFSSIATRYDVTNEVMSLGIHRLWRRAAVKYSGAKEGDRILDCATGTGDLALSFKRKVGASGHVVGTDFCPEMLQSAPGKASEAGLQVEFQVADAMALPFADASFDVASISFGIRNVDDPVKCLKEMARVVKPGGRVVVLEFGQPQGLFGALFRVYAKTIMPALGGLLTGNRTAYEYLPRTAAAFPSGDAFLALMDQAGAYHERVAHPLTFGTSYVYVGTVR, encoded by the coding sequence ATGAGCACTGAAGTGCGTCAGATGTTCTCCTCGATCGCCACGCGGTACGACGTGACGAACGAGGTGATGTCCTTGGGCATCCACCGGCTGTGGCGCCGGGCCGCCGTGAAGTACAGCGGGGCCAAGGAGGGCGACCGAATCCTCGACTGTGCCACTGGCACCGGAGATCTGGCGCTGTCCTTCAAGCGGAAGGTGGGCGCCTCCGGCCACGTGGTGGGCACGGATTTCTGCCCGGAGATGCTGCAGAGCGCTCCCGGGAAGGCCTCGGAGGCGGGGCTCCAAGTGGAGTTCCAGGTGGCCGATGCCATGGCCCTCCCCTTCGCCGATGCCTCCTTTGATGTGGCCTCTATCTCCTTTGGCATCCGCAACGTGGATGACCCGGTGAAGTGCCTGAAGGAGATGGCGCGGGTGGTGAAGCCGGGCGGCCGCGTGGTGGTGCTGGAGTTCGGCCAGCCGCAAGGGCTCTTTGGCGCCCTGTTCCGGGTGTACGCCAAGACGATCATGCCGGCCCTCGGGGGCCTGCTCACCGGTAACCGGACCGCCTACGAGTACCTTCCCCGGACCGCGGCGGCCTTCCCCTCAGGGGACGCATTCCTGGCGCTGATGGATCAGGCAGGCGCCTATCACGAGCGGGTAGCCCATCCGCTCACGTTTGGGACATCCTACGTGTATGTCGGAACGGTCCGCTGA
- a CDS encoding shikimate kinase gives MVLAGHRSAGKTRLLPVVSQLLGRPGLDLDVELERSSGRPLKTWVAEDPKSFRAAERQTLVELPPGSLVAVGGGFLSHHPDALAGMFTVLIPVSFETYRERLLADTSRPRLRPGVTLEEEIATVFHEREALHARVPTVSLVDFLRTFWREVAP, from the coding sequence ATGGTGCTCGCAGGCCACCGCAGCGCGGGCAAGACGCGGCTGCTGCCGGTGGTGAGCCAGTTGCTGGGCCGCCCTGGGTTGGACCTCGACGTGGAGCTCGAGCGGTCCTCCGGACGCCCGCTGAAGACCTGGGTGGCCGAAGATCCCAAGTCGTTCCGCGCCGCCGAGCGCCAGACGCTGGTGGAGCTGCCACCGGGGAGCCTGGTCGCCGTGGGAGGCGGGTTTCTCTCCCACCACCCGGACGCGCTGGCGGGAATGTTCACGGTGCTGATTCCAGTCTCCTTCGAGACGTACCGAGAACGCCTGCTCGCGGATACATCCCGCCCCAGGCTCCGGCCGGGAGTTACATTGGAGGAGGAGATCGCCACGGTGTTCCACGAGCGCGAAGCCCTGCATGCCCGCGTCCCCACCGTGTCTCTGGTGGACTTTCTCCGGACCTTCTGGCGTGAGGTGGCCCCGTGA
- a CDS encoding shikimate dehydrogenase, which produces MSPALRVVTLPPTLQGAEAVRFAEEVRRRGANILEIRTDLHSPEAVDVLALRQVLPLLVSERGRPLPSAWVEASTHVDRDVTVSVDAPASKLVASHHAERPLSTAEALRLWDQPLPSTAMVKHVEPLGPPSRAPELLETQARLIERFGAGRVTVLGMGPVALPIRAVLARRNALDYVAAGGSWSAAPGQRLLDDAVREARAAGGATNLRRGILGTSIVHSRSPRIHRQPFDRIDIPEDGPVEELVDALLPHYAGFAVTSPFKLRLAKHARSPLEAINTLVRRGDHWESFNTDVEGARAVLKRLGAQEAFVLGDGGSTAALRVVAGDMDCRLRVLKRAEIQAPLTGAGVWTWPDRVPPPEELRFDQARVAVIAYGAPGRRVAKEISRRGGTPVMLGAAWFIAQARRQRELWETAT; this is translated from the coding sequence GTGAGCCCCGCTCTCCGTGTCGTCACGCTGCCTCCCACCCTCCAAGGCGCCGAGGCCGTTCGCTTCGCCGAGGAAGTCCGCCGCCGGGGCGCCAACATCCTGGAGATCCGCACCGATCTGCACTCGCCCGAGGCCGTGGACGTCCTGGCCCTGCGGCAGGTGCTGCCGCTGCTGGTGTCCGAGCGCGGGCGTCCCCTGCCCTCTGCCTGGGTGGAGGCGTCCACGCATGTGGACCGGGATGTGACGGTCTCGGTCGATGCCCCGGCGTCGAAGCTCGTGGCCTCGCACCATGCCGAGCGCCCGCTCTCGACAGCCGAGGCCCTTCGGCTCTGGGACCAGCCGCTGCCCTCCACGGCCATGGTGAAGCATGTCGAGCCGCTCGGGCCTCCCTCGCGGGCTCCGGAGCTGCTGGAGACCCAGGCGCGGCTCATTGAACGGTTTGGGGCCGGACGCGTGACGGTGCTCGGGATGGGGCCTGTGGCGCTCCCGATCCGGGCGGTGCTCGCCCGGCGGAATGCGCTGGACTACGTGGCGGCGGGCGGAAGCTGGAGCGCGGCGCCTGGACAGCGGCTCCTCGACGATGCGGTCCGCGAGGCCCGGGCCGCAGGAGGAGCCACGAACCTGCGCCGAGGCATCCTGGGCACGTCGATCGTCCACTCGCGCTCGCCTCGCATCCACCGCCAGCCCTTCGACCGCATCGACATCCCCGAGGATGGGCCTGTCGAGGAACTGGTCGATGCGCTGCTGCCCCACTACGCCGGCTTTGCGGTCACCAGCCCCTTCAAGCTGCGCCTGGCCAAGCATGCCCGCTCCCCGCTGGAGGCCATCAACACGCTCGTCCGCCGGGGTGACCACTGGGAGTCCTTCAATACCGACGTCGAGGGCGCTCGGGCCGTTCTGAAGCGGCTTGGGGCCCAAGAGGCGTTCGTACTCGGGGACGGAGGCTCCACCGCCGCGCTTCGCGTCGTCGCGGGAGACATGGACTGCCGACTGCGCGTCCTCAAGCGCGCGGAGATCCAGGCGCCCCTCACCGGTGCCGGGGTCTGGACCTGGCCGGATCGCGTACCGCCGCCCGAGGAGCTGCGCTTCGACCAGGCTCGCGTGGCGGTCATCGCCTACGGGGCCCCGGGCCGACGTGTCGCCAAGGAGATCTCGCGCCGCGGAGGCACACCGGTCATGCTGGGTGCCGCGTGGTTCATCGCGCAGGCCCGACGGCAGCGCGAACTCTGGGAGACCGCAACATGA
- the aroC gene encoding chorismate synthase: protein MNTLGVLFRLTTFGESHGVALGSIIDGCPAGVPLTREHIQAALDRRRPGQSAITTARAEADQVEILSGVFEDKTLGTPIAAIVRNTNQRSQDYDKLKSEDRPGHADAVWRERYKHRDHRGGGRTSGRETLCRVIGGAIAEAYLARDLPQVRTVGWVSQVGDLVAAVPPAGVTRAQVDEHATRCADPAIREEMSRRILAAKEAGDSLGGSIDIRVEGLPVGLGEPIFGKLKALIAQALGSVGAVTGVVWGPPDLMERIAEPGKIFHSKKEMYGGIQGGLANGEPMQVRAYFKPPATLAEHAKGGRHDPCIMPRAVPVLEAMVSLVIADLVLQMNAFPHTA, encoded by the coding sequence ATGAACACCTTGGGAGTCCTCTTCCGGCTCACGACCTTCGGCGAGAGCCATGGCGTTGCGCTCGGCTCGATCATCGACGGGTGCCCGGCCGGCGTTCCGCTGACCCGTGAGCACATTCAGGCCGCGCTGGATCGCCGGCGCCCGGGCCAGTCCGCCATCACCACCGCCCGTGCCGAGGCCGATCAGGTGGAGATCCTCTCGGGCGTCTTCGAGGACAAGACGCTGGGCACGCCGATCGCGGCCATCGTGCGCAACACGAACCAGCGCTCGCAGGACTACGACAAGCTGAAGTCCGAGGATCGTCCCGGCCACGCGGACGCGGTCTGGCGCGAGCGCTACAAGCACCGCGATCACCGGGGCGGCGGGCGCACCAGCGGGCGCGAGACGCTCTGCCGTGTCATCGGCGGTGCGATTGCCGAGGCGTACCTCGCCCGGGATCTGCCCCAGGTCCGCACAGTGGGCTGGGTGTCCCAGGTGGGAGATCTCGTGGCGGCGGTTCCGCCCGCAGGCGTCACCCGGGCCCAGGTGGACGAGCACGCCACGCGCTGCGCCGATCCGGCCATCCGCGAGGAGATGTCCCGGCGCATCCTGGCGGCCAAGGAGGCCGGGGACAGTCTGGGCGGATCTATTGATATCCGCGTCGAGGGCCTGCCCGTGGGCCTCGGTGAGCCCATCTTCGGCAAGCTCAAGGCACTGATTGCCCAGGCGCTCGGGAGCGTGGGCGCGGTGACGGGCGTCGTCTGGGGCCCGCCGGATCTGATGGAGCGGATCGCCGAGCCGGGCAAGATCTTCCACTCGAAGAAGGAGATGTACGGCGGCATCCAGGGCGGCCTCGCCAATGGCGAGCCGATGCAGGTGCGTGCCTACTTCAAGCCTCCCGCCACGCTCGCGGAGCACGCGAAGGGTGGGCGCCACGATCCGTGCATCATGCCGCGCGCGGTCCCGGTCCTCGAGGCGATGGTGTCCCTGGTGATCGCCGATCTCGTCCTGCAGATGAACGCGTTCCCCCACACCGCATGA
- a CDS encoding 3-dehydroquinate synthase — protein sequence MSPLPPGAYKPATDHWGSFTKLSKRLPEGSVAVVDRTVAHFHPGLIPALEARNPRAIIQITGGEKAKNLASLEKVLVGGIALPRSGTLVVVGGGTLGDVATVAAHLLKRGVRLVQVPTTLLAAVDSSLGGKGAVDLISRGNVVKNPAGVFHYADEGWICPELFASLSESQLREGAIEAWKMVVCLDGPLFRRYMRKAPELKKLVKDARRLKESVCAQDPYEQTGLRRVLNFGHSFGHVLESLSRFKLSHGDAVGLGMLCALDVGRTMGITPASVADEVEQVLYRGPGVLGRDRIAHLLRRAPIGAVVDLLAADKKAGKSGELRMVLLTGIGAFEVRDVPEATWRTLWPAWKQGLRP from the coding sequence ATGAGCCCCCTTCCTCCTGGCGCGTACAAGCCCGCAACCGATCACTGGGGTTCCTTCACGAAGCTCTCCAAGCGCCTGCCCGAGGGCAGCGTGGCCGTGGTGGACCGCACCGTGGCCCACTTCCACCCGGGGTTGATCCCGGCGCTCGAGGCGCGCAACCCCCGCGCCATCATCCAGATCACCGGTGGAGAGAAGGCCAAGAACCTCGCGTCCCTGGAGAAGGTGCTCGTGGGCGGCATCGCCCTGCCCCGCTCCGGGACGCTGGTGGTGGTAGGCGGAGGCACGCTCGGCGACGTGGCGACAGTGGCCGCGCACCTGCTCAAGCGTGGCGTGCGGCTGGTGCAGGTGCCCACCACGCTGCTCGCGGCGGTGGACAGCAGCCTCGGCGGCAAGGGCGCCGTGGACCTGATCTCCCGGGGAAACGTGGTGAAGAACCCCGCGGGCGTCTTCCACTATGCCGACGAGGGGTGGATCTGCCCGGAGCTGTTCGCTTCTCTCTCTGAGTCCCAGCTCCGCGAGGGCGCCATCGAAGCCTGGAAGATGGTGGTCTGCCTCGATGGGCCTCTGTTCCGCCGCTACATGCGCAAGGCTCCGGAGCTGAAGAAGCTGGTGAAGGACGCCCGGCGCCTCAAGGAGAGCGTCTGCGCACAGGATCCCTACGAGCAAACGGGCCTGCGCCGGGTGCTCAACTTCGGCCACAGCTTCGGCCACGTGCTGGAGAGCCTCTCCCGCTTCAAGCTGTCCCACGGTGACGCGGTGGGGCTCGGCATGCTCTGCGCGCTCGACGTGGGCCGGACCATGGGCATCACCCCCGCCTCCGTGGCCGATGAGGTCGAGCAGGTCCTGTACCGCGGGCCAGGCGTGTTGGGTCGCGACCGCATTGCCCACCTGCTGCGTCGTGCGCCCATCGGCGCCGTGGTGGATCTGCTCGCCGCCGACAAGAAGGCCGGCAAGTCGGGCGAGCTGCGCATGGTGCTCCTCACCGGCATTGGCGCCTTCGAGGTCCGGGACGTCCCCGAGGCCACGTGGCGCACCCTCTGGCCCGCCTGGAAACAGGGACTCCGCCCATGA